AATCATTTCtcctttttgtgcaaaataccATTGTATTCTTTACGGATGCACAAGAAACTGACCGCAAATAATCTGCACTGCAAGAAAATTTGCTGAGCATGCTGATTAAGAGCTTGAACTTTTTCTTAGTAGAAGAAGATAAGGGATATGAAGTATAATTTGAATAAGGAAACTGCCAGCTTGTTAAACTTCAATAAAGGCACTGTGATTATGGTATAAAATCCACAAgattaattttttggaaaaatcagGCTTCACCCATACAAATTGTTACTGTGTTCTAGCCTGGACTTCATGCTTAACTTGGTGAGCGGGCTAGGGCCAGCTCCAGAGAATACAAGATTGAACCATGCCTCCAGGTTTAGTTTAAACCTCCGATTGATCAGGTCTGAAATTCTAAGACATGTAAGAAAGGCTTTCAATCGGTGACAAATAAACGGGAAAATAAATGTTCCTTCTTCTTTAAACTCTGCTCATAACATCTGCTAAATGAGGATCAGGCCGAAACACAAGAAACTTGCAGCTGCCATGTCTAGTCAGGGGCACAACTCATTCCTTCCAGGACCTCCAAAATAAAACTCAGGATCTTCAATATAATCCCCAAGGTATCTCACATCGTAACACCTATACTCATCTGTGTAGTGGTCAATCTGTTCCGGGAACTTCAGGATCATTGAGTTATCACGGATCCGTATCCTCTTCACGTATCCACTCGATTCTTCAAGGATGGGGAACTGCCCGCTGCCCATCTGTGTCGAGGTGTGGGGCGTAAATCCCCCAATTCTCGAGCTATACACTTCGCCTCCCCACTGCACAGTTTGTGCAGTTTGAGGTAGGTAGGCGAATAGCTCAGGCGGGAAGTAACCAACATTCGTCTTTTCATTATATTGAACCCACCAGTTGCCAGTGCTTGGATCCTGAAATCGCACAGAGAAGTCGTTACCAATGACTTTCAATTCATCAGAAAAGCTAAATGTGACTGGTTTGTGAATTCTCCAGATAGTATCTCGATGTGGTCGTGGATAAGTACTATCTCACCCTGAAGAGATAAAGGGTTATCTGATATGGAAGGCCGTCCGTTGTTGAGATGGGATGAATGGCCGCGCCAAGGGCAACCTTGCTGCTTGTTTGAACAAAACCAGGGCAAGTGAGATCAAAGCAGCCGGTTTTTTTACCTGAGTCAGCCTGATACACGGAAGAGGAAGATACAGCATTGGTTTTGCTCTGTCGTACCCAAGATAGGCCAAACAAAGATCAAGTCAAGGTGTGAATGGAAGTCCTCCTTAATactattgaagaaaaagaaaatccgtTGCAGTGACTGCCATCGAGACCAGGCATATGTCATGTTTATATAAATGAAGAATGAGTTCGGATGATGAGCTTACTGTCCAATATACAAAAAACCGAGTCTTCCGGTCGCCATAGACCCCAGGATTCACCTGAAAAGTTCGGAATCATTAGGAGTCGGGGCAGAATTAATTACCGGAAAGCAATTGTCACATGACTATCACTAGGTTAAACTAAATGATGAATTCATTTTGTTAAGCGGCGACTTGCACATACCGCCCATCCAGATTCGACACACTCATAATCTTGAAGAACGGCACTCTTTAGAGCAATTTGAGAAGTGGTCCATTCATCATCATATTCAACATGCGGGTTGAAAACTTTAATATCTCCTTTGGCACCAGTGTAACTATAACCTTCCGTGATCAATATGGCCATCTTGTATACAGTACAACCAATGTAAAAAACTTGAGTGTTGGCATGTACCGTTAATATAAATCACCCCAAATAAAAAAGTGCGAATGCATACATACAGAGTGATTACTCTGAAGGaggttttgaattttattctCATCCATCTCAGTGCCTCGATGGGAATTTTGAGCCTTCTTCCTTCCATAGTCAACTGGCAAACTCGCTTTAGCCATGTTATTCTTCTGAATTCTTCGAATGGGTATGGTCCCCTTGGGACAGCTTCCCTTTTTTCGCCACAGCTGTGATGTCCTAAATATGGAGGAACTCGTGTCGATTTTCGTGAATGCTTCAGGCATTCCAGTCGTCATGATAGACGGATTGTCGCTCGGTGCCATCTAAATTATGAGAAGCAAGCTTGAAACATGATGAGAGCTGTGTGAATTTGTCACTACATAAAGGTCACCATTTGCTTCTTTGAAATGAGAAATGATTAACATCTCCCTCGTATATTTTATGTCAAAGAtataaaggaggaggaggaaagggaaaaggaaaaagggtaaagaaaagagaataaagtAACAAACTTTGAGTCCGACCTGAATTGTGTGATTCCTTAGGGCTGGATGACGAAAAGCAGGCTGCTTATAGATATCGATGCAATCAATGATGTCCCCATCTTCACTCTACCGGCACAAAGATAGTTGGTAGTCAAAGCCAGACTTTTCCGGCAAACATCTTAATGCAGATGATCTCATTATGCTCGCATTTCTTTTACTTAGGCCTGATTGCGATCTTAAAGCAAACCAATAGAGGACCGTGCGCAACAAAGTATCATTTAAGGCAATAGCTGGTCCAAACTACAGAACTGAAACTAGGCCTGTTCTTCGTGATCTTGGTTAAACAACTAAAATCTCATTTTCTGTCTCCTGTTTTGGTGCCTTTTGTAATATAGTCAAGCTAATGGTCTTCTACTTCCAAGGTTTGGCTTTATGTTGAACAATCCTTCATTAGCTGCTCCGTGAAAAGTAATGATGAAACTGAGAGGAGTATGTGAAGTAACTGATATAGTAAGGGCCTAAAAATACCTGAATACTCTTTATCGCATGTCTTTTGAGCTGGTTTATTTTTCCTTCGACTTCCATAGTCTTCTTGGATCGAGAAGTTGATGCTCCAGCCACAGCCCTCAAACTGATGCAAACAATTGCCAGTGTAATGCAGACCCTTTTCACATTGAGAACAGAAGAGAGCAGTCCGTTGcccatttttataaatttatgtcTGAACTACTGAGTAATGTGAATAGATTTTGAGGAAAACACAACATGTCCAGGAAAGAGATGCTATTCTTTGTTGGTAAAAAGAAGGCAATCGCTGGCATGTGATTGAACTACATGCAGTAGCACAAAATGCACATGACTCACCTTCTTACCATCCAAGTCTCATGCATTCAAACTTGTAGTTCTTTTTTCGCATGGTAACACGCAAATGCAGCAGAAAATTTGCGTGAACTGCACACAGTTCAGTGAAGGATCTCTGTAAACATTGGCTCATGAAAGATAGACCAGCCATTCGGGTCGAAACTATCTCATGGCCTCACCTGGACTTGCAAAGTGCGCATGGCCAATCAAATCTCGATGCAGACTGAAAACCGAAATTTAAGCATAGGTTTTGTAGCTCGCCAGCCCCCATTACTGTCTTATCCATCATCTGATCTGACTTAGCCCTTCACATAGCCCACTCAAGCGAAGCCTAAACCAAATTCTTTTCTAACCTAGACTACCGTGCTCATGAACAATTCCTTGTATGATGGCATTCGATTGTGCCGAGCCAGGCCAAGTCTCCTGCTCGAGTCAAACCTGATGTAGCTCAGCCTCGAATCGGCGTGCTCCCTGCAACTCGTGTGTTTATATACAGTCGAATGGACTCTAGTGACTTTGAGATTGgacttcatcatcttctcctaAGATGTTAGCAATGCGAAGCGTCTTCGAATCGTAAAGTGGAAAGAGAGAACTGTAGCTTTTGCAATGAAAGCGCCGTTAATTTCCATCGAACACAAGGAATGCTCAACAGCTTTTACCATAGAACTCGTTTAAACTTAGGAATTCTCACATGATTGTCTACTACAGAGTTCGTTCAATGCCTGACCATCGTCAAAGTCATCTTCCTGCATATCGAATGCAATTCCTTTGGTCTAACCGCTGTACATGTATTCTATGGCATTTTGTTATGCAATCTCACAAGGACGAGAGCTTTTGCAAATCTTTTCTATGTAATTTGTAAGGTTCTCATGTGTGACCATGGTCCCTCCATCCTAGGGTTGAAATAAAGTGATTCTAACGAACAAGAAAGAGAATATTcccttttttatggtaaagGATGATTAGTATTCTTACCTGATGTCCTATGTATTGACCACGCGCATATAATGTGATGATAACTTAATCGAGGTCAAAATCTAGGATATTgcatattatttaatatataagaGTCCATCAAAGGATAAAGATACCACATTAGGCGGTTTATAAATAAAAACCGTGCTTAATTGATCATATCTCATGCGTGAACACGAGTGTTCTCATGGAGACTCCGCCCATGAGAAAAGGGGCTAGGTGATTTAAGGGACAATAACAAAAACAAGTCCAAATCCTATTATACTTTCACCTTTTGCCGATTTTGGCTAGCATTgacatttcatatttttttattttttataatatattttctcttttctttctttctttttttttggtggattgAGGATCGGCAAAGGTGGCTAGTTGACCCTCGTtggccactaggcaagggcttATGGGCCCTCACTTAGTCTGGACGAGGCCACGATGCCCAAATTAGGCAAGGTTGTTGCTTCCCTTGCCAAGATCCTACAAGAGTTGGCCAGCAACATTTGTCAAATCCtgagtaacaaaaaaaaaaaaaagtaaaaaaaaaaaattattaaaatattaattaagaATATCAACATTGGATATGCCATATAAGACAACTCACCACTTTTGGTCAACATTGACATCGAcctttctattaatttttcatttttataatgcattttttctttttttgtggacTGAGGATCAATAAGGGTGGTTAATTGACCTTCACTGGCCACAAGGCAAGGGCTCATGGGCCCTCACCTAGTCTGGACAAGGCCACAATTCCCAAATTAGGTAAGGGTGTCATGTCCCTCACTCAGATCCTGCAAGAGTTGGCTGTCAACCCTTTTTAGCCCCTTAGTAAAAATAAgagagtaaagaaaagaaaaaaatcattaaaatctTAATTAAGAATATCCACATCAGTACTAATCAGGCCACATAAGACAGCCGGTATTTATATTAGtgatttttagcaaaaattgGCTAGATAAACTCAGTTAACAAGTTTTAGAGACTAAAttacacaattaaaatgttttaagaTCGAATTAGCAttagtacaataaatttataatttcttgAATAATCTCATGACACATCCTAACACGACGCTATATGCAAATCAAAGCATATCTTTTATTGTCAATTTGTGGATCCATCCAAGCTACCCTATCCGGCCAGTTTCCTGGCCAAGCCCCTTCATTTCCTTGTACCTACCCCAAGGCTGGTTACCTGGGGATTGGCATCGCGAGAATCCAGGGTGGCTACCCAAACCCTCCAAAGGAGGGTTGTGGTGGGTCAATCAAGTGGGCCGGAATCTTTTTCGAGGCCCGATTCTCGGCCTCTACTCGGCCTATTCTCGGTGGTCAAAGCATTTTAAGGTATTGTTTAGAACAAAAGGTACCCTATAtgtcgtttttatttttcttgcccTATTCTCGAAACTTGTATGGCCATGGTGTCCATTGTTGATCTCCGATTCCATATTTTTCGCACAAGAAATAATCATGAAAAAATGACGGTTGTACACAAACATGACGGAGAAGCAAAAATTAATGCAATAGCTTAATTTCCAGAGCTCCCAAGATGTTGTATCTCTTTCTTGTCTTTATGAATAAAACTCcattattttttgtcaaaatagaTAATAAAGGCTCTTCACTCACTTTTGAACGCACACTCCAGActataaaataacaaaaaatccaAGAAACAGTTGTCATACCATCAGAGCAACAAGTGAGAAATAATATTCCTAATACTCGCATAAGATCCATCAAATTCCACAATTCGAATGAATATCGACTGGTTGCGCTCGATTACTCTTTCAACATCTTATGTTCATGCACTGTTTCATCGTATATGAACAATCTCATGTTCCACTATCTATCCAACCTTACCCTTTCGTCTTATTTCGTCAGATTTCATCAATAGGGCCGTTCAGAAGCATTGATTAGACGATCAAACTCGAAAAGTCCGCACCTTCCAATACGTTTGACTTTGGCACAATCACGCCACATGCGGGGCTAATGCTTTCCACGATTGCATCGTTCCATCCTTAACTTCGTTCAACAGGTCGGGCAAAGACCCGTCCTGGCACGACTGAAATGTCTGGCCAATCCCGTAATCGCCGGTCCTTCCCTGTTGGAATTGTCTTTCCCGACGTAGCCTAGTCCGAGGAAGGGAGAAGCGTCAAGAAGTTCGCCCACCACCGCGTCGTCAAATCAACGAAAAAGCAAAAGCGACCCGACAAAGCAAaagctcctctctctccccctgcgAAATCGAACCCGCGGAGCTGCGCGAGAGCTCTCGGAAACCGAACTCCGAATCCGACATCAACGAGCCGGCAGTTTCCTCGCACACCCAtgttctctctgtctctctctcgaCAACCTTTCTGTTGAACTCGGGCTTTCGAGTGGAGACCGACCCAACTTTGCCTAACATCCTCGAGTTCCTATTTGACCCCGGAAACCATGGCATCCGTGTGAGCACTGTGCAAAGTTGTCTTCTTTCCGCTGAATCTGGCGCAGTTTAGTGCGTGTAAAGCACCGGATCGTCTGCCCAGGTTTGATTCCCGAGCTTTTAGTCGATTTTGGGCGACAAAATCGAATCTTGTTGAGTGCCCTTTTGGAATTCTTGCCTTCTTTGTCTAGGGAAGGAAGGTGGTTCTGGGTTATTTGCGTAGTTGGATCTGTACTAGTGTCTGGTTATAGAAAAAAACAGGGGCTTGCTTGTTTGTTAAAGTTGGCGAGACGGAGATTTATAGGATGATTGTCGGCAATATGAATTCGATGGAGTTTCGCGGTTTCGCGGGGTGTTTGTGGATCTGATGTTTTGCTGAAGAATTTCGGTACAAGTGATTTGAAGATATGCAAGGAAGGGCAGTATCGTCAGAGGAAGGCAAGGATCTTCCTGTGGCGAATAGGACGAACCAAACAAAGGCGTTGCCTCTGAGATTGCTTCAGTTATTTGTGCTTTTTCTGTTAGTGTGTATTGCATTTTCAGGCATTAGCATATACACTGTTCGGCGTTTTGGGATTCAAAGCATGGTGACGACTGCTAGGTCCAGTTTTCAGCCGTGCTATGAAGAAGCCAACAGTTTAGACCGTTGGATTCAGCCTCCGTCGGATCTGCTTCATAATATGTCCGATAAAGAACTATTTTGGAGAGCGACCCTTGTTCCTAAAATCAAGAAGTATCCATTCAGAAGAGTTCCAAAAATTGCTTTCATGTTCTTGACCAAGGGTCCATTGCCGCTGGCTCCTCTTTGGGAGAGGTTCTTCAAGGGCCATGAGGGGCTTTATTCGATCTATATTCATTCCCATCCATCATTCCATGCCCACTTTCATCCTTGGTCGGTATTTAACAGGAGACAAATCCCAAGTCAGGTATGATCTCTTCTCGTCTGGTGTGTGCACCTGTATGGATCATTTACTTACTTTTCCGATATTTCAGTTGTCTGCTCTTTGTGGTATTTTAAATATATCGAGCACCAGAACAGCTTCTTGGTCTGGGTTATTTTGGTTTGGGTTCctgttttgctctggagtattaGTTTTTTCAAGTGGATGATGGTCTTGTGGAATTTCAGAACTCAAATCTATTTAACAAGGCACAATCTCCTGTCAGCTAGGTTGAGATTGAGGGCTGCATTTAGGTGATAGCATACCACTGGTAGCTGCCATTATCAAATATGACTAGGGAAATACAATTTTGGGATACAAGTCAAGTATCGTGGCTATCTTCCATATCTAAGATTGCCATTGTTATCAAATATTACATGTAGCGTTTGTTGTTCTCTGGATGTGAACATTGTCTGCTGGCTAGAAAATACTTTAATGCAGCCTGAGGCGCAGATAATGTGCGGAATGTTTGAATTGCAGTCGACTACTGGCCACATATGGAGTAGCAATATGGGACATTGCAGTAGGAATTTTGTTGGACTGAGAATTTAATTGTGGGGTCAATATCTTCATGGTTATGGAGTGTTCATTTAAAATTGCTGTTTTTAAAGTGTAAGATAAAGGGAGATGGTTGGAATTGGTTTGGATTGATAGTTGTAGGTGGAGTCTTCTGTGCCTAGATGGTTGATACTCAACTCAAGGGAATATTTGTTACTCTGTTGAGTTCTGAGAGATAACCATGGCTCATCCATTAATTACATTATGTGAAAATAGTTGCTAACCTGTCAATTGGGATTATCTGTATGTTTCCATATTTGGATTTTTCGTTTTGATTTGATCTTGCTGGAAAATTTGTGCAGCAGACAGTGTAGACaggttttgttcctctttttctcaTTCATATAAGTTGATTTGCCATTAGTGTTTTGGGAATATAAAGTGAGGATGATAATTGCCGGTTGAACTATGGCAGCGCCGGTTGTTCTAGGTTGGGCTTTCTTATTTAGAGGACTTATTCACTATATGATGttttggaaaagataaatacAAGGATGTGCGTTTTGGAGTATTTATATTGGATGGTAAATGCAAAGGAACAAATTGTGCTGCATTTGATGGTTCCTTTGTGCTCTCTCTGCTTACATGTGAACAGTTAGCATGGGCAGCAAATCAAATATTAGCATTTTCAATCATGCTTTTGTGGTTACACTAATCTTCTTGCAGGAGAGGACTGAGGACAGTTTTTTTACGCTCATTTATAGGTCATACTTTTTTGCATAGCTGTTCTATTTAATCTAAATGTCTCTGTTCTATTCAATCTTCTCACGGTTTGCTTCTCTGTTCTTTTGTCCTTCAGGTGTCTGAGTGGGGCAGGATGAGCATGTGTGATGCAGAGAAAAGACTCCTAGCCAACGCATTGCTAGACATATCCAATGAGCGGTTCATTCTTCTTTCTGAATCATGCATTCCGCTGTATAACTTCAGCCTCATCTATCACTACATTATGAAGTCCGGATATAGCTTCATGGGTGCATTTGATGATCCCGGACCATACGGGAGAGGACGCTACAATTTGAATATGGCCCCCGAAGTGAACATCTCTCAATGGCGTAAAGGATCACAATGGTTCGAAATCAACCGAAAGCTCGCGATAAACATTGTGGAAGATGCTACTTATCACCCGAAATTTGAGACTTTCTGTAGGCCAGCGTGCTATGTTGACGAGCACTATTTCCCTACTATGCTGACCATCCAAGCAGGACATCTCTTGGCCAATAGAAGTATCACGTGGGTGGACTGGTCGAGAGGTGGCGCTCATCCCGCCACATTTGGAAGGTCTGATATTACAGAAGAATTTTTGCGGAGAATAAGCAAGAACCAGCGTTGCACCTACAATAAGCGAAACTCTTCAACGTGTTTTCTTTTCGCAAGAAAGTTTGCTCCGAGTGCGTTGCATCCTCTCCTTGAATTAGCTCCAAAGGTCCTCGGCTATTAAGAgatgccaaaaaaagaaagcatttcaAATTTGCCTTTATACATTCCATGCGTTGGGTGGTGCTCGAAATTGTTCGGGTCCCTAGTTTGCTTTCTTCGTTTGTACATGAGGCATAATCAGAGGCACCGCCCGGACAATATAGTCTTGATGTACAGAGAGGAGAGGCTAGCTTGTAGTTTTGACTTCATATTGAGATTTGTGCTAAAAATC
This genomic stretch from Eucalyptus grandis isolate ANBG69807.140 chromosome 3, ASM1654582v1, whole genome shotgun sequence harbors:
- the LOC104439965 gene encoding uncharacterized protein LOC104439965 gives rise to the protein MGNGLLSSVLNVKRVCITLAIVCISLRAVAGASTSRSKKTMEVEGKINQLKRHAIKSIQMAPSDNPSIMTTGMPEAFTKIDTSSSIFRTSQLWRKKGSCPKGTIPIRRIQKNNMAKASLPVDYGRKKAQNSHRGTEMDENKIQNLLQSNHSMAILITEGYSYTGAKGDIKVFNPHVEYDDEWTTSQIALKSAVLQDYECVESGWAVNPGVYGDRKTRFFVYWTSKTNAVSSSSVYQADSGKKTGCFDLTCPGFVQTSSKVALGAAIHPISTTDGLPYQITLYLFRDPSTGNWWVQYNEKTNVGYFPPELFAYLPQTAQTVQWGGEVYSSRIGGFTPHTSTQMGSGQFPILEESSGYVKRIRIRDNSMILKFPEQIDHYTDEYRCYDVRYLGDYIEDPEFYFGGPGRNELCP
- the LOC104437817 gene encoding glycosyltransferase BC10; this encodes MQGRAVSSEEGKDLPVANRTNQTKALPLRLLQLFVLFLLVCIAFSGISIYTVRRFGIQSMVTTARSSFQPCYEEANSLDRWIQPPSDLLHNMSDKELFWRATLVPKIKKYPFRRVPKIAFMFLTKGPLPLAPLWERFFKGHEGLYSIYIHSHPSFHAHFHPWSVFNRRQIPSQVSEWGRMSMCDAEKRLLANALLDISNERFILLSESCIPLYNFSLIYHYIMKSGYSFMGAFDDPGPYGRGRYNLNMAPEVNISQWRKGSQWFEINRKLAINIVEDATYHPKFETFCRPACYVDEHYFPTMLTIQAGHLLANRSITWVDWSRGGAHPATFGRSDITEEFLRRISKNQRCTYNKRNSSTCFLFARKFAPSALHPLLELAPKVLGY